From a single Vibrio chagasii genomic region:
- a CDS encoding dicarboxylate/amino acid:cation symporter, with product MNTKKPMSLTGRVILGMVVGILTGFAIQSLFAESGFVNNYIVNGLFEVGGQIFVASLKMLVVPLVFVSLVCGTSSLKDLSTLGRMGGKTLALYIGTTAVAITLALTIGNLFQPGAGADLTAASSFKSADAPSLGQVIIDMFPTNPIQAMAEGKTLQVIVFAVLFGIAISAAGKPGERIAAVFADLNEVIMKLVALLMNLAPYGVFFLMAKLFSGLGLGAIWNLAEYFLVLAGTLLLHGLVTYSAMLKGFTGLSPITFLRKMEDAIMFAFSTASSNATIPVTMETAKNRMGVDNKVASFTVPLGATVNMDGTAIMQGVATAFIAQAYNIDLTMGDYLMVILTATLASVGTAGVPGVGLVMLAMVLNQVGLPLEGIALIMGVDRLLDMIRTAVNITGDSAVSIIVAKSEGALDESRFNDPAAGEKEEEVKLSRQEA from the coding sequence ATGAATACCAAAAAACCTATGTCTCTGACTGGCCGAGTAATTCTTGGTATGGTCGTAGGTATATTAACGGGATTTGCCATTCAATCCCTTTTTGCAGAAAGTGGATTTGTTAACAACTACATCGTTAACGGACTCTTTGAAGTAGGCGGACAAATTTTTGTCGCCAGTTTAAAAATGCTTGTTGTCCCTCTAGTCTTCGTTTCACTAGTGTGCGGTACAAGTTCTCTTAAAGACTTATCAACTCTTGGCCGTATGGGTGGCAAAACGCTTGCACTTTATATCGGTACTACGGCCGTTGCTATCACTTTAGCATTGACGATCGGTAACCTGTTCCAACCTGGTGCTGGTGCGGATTTGACTGCTGCGAGCTCTTTTAAATCAGCGGATGCCCCTTCTCTTGGCCAAGTAATCATCGATATGTTCCCAACCAACCCTATTCAGGCGATGGCTGAGGGCAAGACACTACAAGTAATCGTGTTTGCTGTGTTATTCGGTATCGCAATTAGTGCTGCTGGTAAACCGGGTGAGCGCATTGCTGCTGTATTTGCTGACCTAAACGAAGTTATCATGAAGCTTGTTGCTCTACTGATGAACCTTGCTCCTTACGGCGTGTTCTTCTTGATGGCGAAACTGTTCTCTGGTTTAGGCTTGGGTGCAATTTGGAACCTAGCAGAATACTTCTTAGTGCTTGCAGGTACTCTACTATTACACGGTTTGGTGACTTACAGCGCGATGCTTAAAGGCTTCACTGGCCTTAGCCCTATTACGTTCCTACGCAAGATGGAAGATGCAATCATGTTTGCATTCTCAACAGCATCTTCGAACGCAACGATTCCTGTAACAATGGAAACCGCTAAGAACCGTATGGGTGTAGACAACAAAGTCGCTTCATTCACTGTACCACTAGGTGCAACAGTGAACATGGACGGCACTGCAATCATGCAAGGTGTTGCGACAGCGTTTATCGCACAAGCATACAACATCGACCTTACTATGGGTGATTACCTAATGGTTATCCTAACAGCGACATTGGCGTCTGTAGGTACTGCAGGTGTTCCTGGTGTTGGTCTGGTTATGCTAGCGATGGTATTGAACCAAGTCGGCCTGCCACTAGAAGGTATCGCTCTAATCATGGGTGTTGACCGTCTTCTAGACATGATCCGTACCGCTGTAAACATCACAGGTGATAGTGCCGTATCTATCATCGTTGCTAAGTCTGAAGGCGCTCTTGATGAGTCTCGCTTCAACGACCCTGCAGCAGGTGAGAAAGAAGAAGAAGTTAAGCTATCACGCCAAGAAGCGTAA
- a CDS encoding histidine kinase sensor domain-containing protein, with translation MSTKLIRCPDFIAKRKDGLTFQLFSYLTIILVSIFIFQAVAEKALMKALLKVPDSVKQEMLDLAYQANVLIEDGDMDELADWANAQQYYLFVLDKDNHPLTHRHMHPHFEFKLRFLRTLDHQLDAVVNRPIFGLPLENGNSLVIQLPHRFHPANSFGLYSSLMKVFIAFIILSLFSLIMARRLQQPLDRLREASRRLADGDFSVQVVSELKSNTREFNELAVDFDHMTSEIKSLAEKQRRLIRDVSHELRTPLARQNLALHLLRNKVDDKSAGLLDRMESETEEMNKLVGEILEFSRLETSRYDSKLSLMQLEQYCSMLIAQMQNDLKPNQTLVGDLETPTSMVNIDERLLLRVIGNLVGNAIKYAGEHAHISVTTYEMTIDQRYSVISVEDDGEGIPDNKIAGIFDPFTRIESARDKQSGGYGLGLAIVKEAMVVMNGHVTAENRESGGLRVNLMFPISESAN, from the coding sequence ATGAGTACCAAGCTGATACGTTGCCCCGACTTCATTGCCAAGCGTAAAGATGGATTAACGTTCCAACTTTTCTCATATTTGACGATCATCCTTGTCAGTATCTTTATTTTTCAAGCGGTTGCAGAAAAGGCGTTGATGAAGGCACTACTTAAGGTGCCTGATTCTGTTAAGCAAGAAATGTTGGATCTTGCGTATCAAGCCAATGTGTTAATCGAAGATGGTGATATGGATGAGCTGGCGGACTGGGCCAATGCTCAGCAGTATTATTTGTTTGTTTTAGACAAAGATAATCACCCGCTAACACACAGACACATGCATCCTCACTTTGAGTTCAAGTTACGTTTCTTAAGAACGTTGGATCATCAATTGGATGCCGTTGTGAATCGGCCGATCTTCGGCCTACCTTTAGAAAACGGTAATAGCTTAGTTATCCAATTGCCGCATCGATTCCACCCAGCAAATTCGTTTGGCTTGTATTCGTCATTGATGAAAGTATTTATCGCTTTCATCATCCTGTCTTTGTTCTCTTTAATTATGGCAAGAAGGCTTCAACAACCTTTGGATCGCTTGAGAGAGGCGAGTCGACGTTTAGCCGACGGTGATTTCTCTGTGCAAGTCGTCTCTGAATTGAAATCAAACACCAGAGAGTTCAATGAACTGGCGGTGGATTTTGATCATATGACATCTGAAATTAAATCATTGGCAGAGAAGCAACGCCGACTGATACGAGATGTCTCTCATGAACTTAGGACGCCTTTAGCGAGGCAAAACCTCGCTCTGCATTTATTGCGGAATAAGGTCGATGACAAGAGTGCTGGGCTGCTTGATCGTATGGAAAGTGAAACTGAAGAGATGAACAAGCTAGTGGGCGAAATCCTCGAGTTTAGTCGCTTAGAAACCTCTCGCTATGATTCCAAGCTTAGCTTGATGCAGTTAGAGCAATATTGTTCGATGCTTATCGCGCAAATGCAAAATGATTTAAAGCCTAATCAAACGCTGGTGGGTGATTTGGAGACACCGACCTCGATGGTGAACATTGATGAGCGATTGCTTTTAAGAGTGATCGGGAATTTGGTTGGCAATGCGATTAAGTATGCGGGTGAACATGCTCATATTTCGGTAACGACGTATGAAATGACAATCGATCAACGTTACAGTGTCATTTCTGTAGAAGATGATGGAGAAGGCATCCCTGATAACAAAATTGCAGGTATTTTTGATCCGTTTACTCGTATTGAATCTGCAAGAGACAAGCAGTCTGGTGGCTACGGTCTCGGCCTTGCCATCGTGAAAGAGGCAATGGTTGTGATGAATGGTCATGTGACGGCTGAGAATAGAGAAAGTGGGGGACTAAGAGTGAATCTAATGTTCCCAATTAGTGAGTCCGCTAATTAA
- a CDS encoding response regulator transcription factor produces MSRVLVVDDDIQLCELLGEVLENEGYHVDTVHCGEAALEFIQSNPVDLVLLDVMLPNLSGIQVARRICQRFATPILMLTALNDDASMLDGYQAGADQYIAKPFNVPELLTRIKVILRRVGFERQRQSLASSNHGLCEQISRLPLTGTEKDLLDYLIKNDGIVVSKSDLQIHVLKKELCPFDRNLDMHISNIRRKLVQAGLSKQHIKTVRGKGYSYLESVGA; encoded by the coding sequence ATGTCGCGCGTTTTAGTTGTTGATGATGATATTCAGTTGTGTGAATTATTGGGTGAAGTTCTAGAGAATGAGGGGTATCACGTTGATACCGTTCATTGTGGCGAGGCTGCATTAGAGTTTATCCAATCCAATCCTGTTGATTTAGTGTTGCTCGATGTGATGCTGCCTAACCTCAGCGGCATTCAAGTCGCAAGGCGCATCTGTCAGCGTTTTGCTACGCCTATTTTGATGTTAACGGCACTCAATGACGATGCATCGATGCTTGATGGTTATCAAGCGGGTGCCGATCAATATATCGCTAAACCTTTCAATGTTCCTGAGCTATTGACTCGTATCAAGGTTATCTTACGTCGAGTTGGATTTGAGCGTCAGAGACAGTCTCTAGCTTCATCTAACCATGGTTTGTGTGAACAGATCTCTCGTTTACCCCTAACGGGTACAGAAAAAGATCTGCTTGATTATTTGATTAAGAATGACGGCATTGTTGTATCTAAGTCTGACTTACAAATACATGTCTTAAAGAAAGAGCTGTGTCCCTTTGATCGCAATCTAGACATGCACATCAGCAATATCCGCCGTAAGTTAGTACAGGCAGGCTTGTCTAAACAGCACATTAAAACGGTTCGTGGCAAAGGATATAGCTACCTAGAGTCGGTTGGAGCATGA
- a CDS encoding NYN domain-containing protein produces the protein MENIAILVDVQNVYYTTRDKYRSNFDYNQFWYVATEGRNVVAAHAYAISSQDPKQRQFHHILRGVGFDVKLKPFIQRRDGSAKGDWDVGIALDAIELAENVDTIVLVSGDGDFEILVERIKQRFGKKVEVYGVPGLTAQNLIDSASKFVPIEKDFLL, from the coding sequence ATGGAAAACATAGCTATTTTGGTCGACGTTCAAAACGTCTACTACACAACACGAGACAAATATCGTTCTAACTTTGACTACAACCAATTTTGGTATGTAGCAACAGAAGGTCGAAATGTTGTTGCGGCCCATGCGTATGCGATTTCTAGTCAAGATCCTAAGCAGCGTCAATTCCATCATATTCTGCGCGGTGTGGGTTTTGATGTGAAATTGAAGCCATTTATTCAGCGTCGTGATGGCAGTGCGAAAGGTGATTGGGATGTCGGTATTGCCTTAGATGCCATCGAACTAGCAGAGAATGTGGATACGATCGTTTTAGTTTCTGGAGATGGAGATTTTGAGATCCTTGTGGAAAGAATAAAACAACGCTTTGGTAAAAAAGTGGAAGTGTACGGCGTACCAGGGCTTACTGCTCAAAATCTTATCGATTCTGCGTCAAAGTTCGTTCCGATTGAAAAAGATTTCTTACTATAG
- a CDS encoding DUF4174 domain-containing protein yields MLHRQKHKSHGSISNTARVALVPSSSWLTLLKLITVSTALILSLATHSVFAYPAYSHSQPLPHRSVIYFAPEEDSVVKEFLNEVLINNCQLDERDVVIMVIAESGYTVPTWLEEEFNLEAVTNIYEIPKGSHTAVLIGKDGKEKHRWNGKTDWNLITNIIDEMPMRQQEMQRQNSRCSI; encoded by the coding sequence ATGCTACACCGACAAAAACACAAATCGCACGGAAGCATTAGCAACACCGCAAGGGTCGCTCTAGTTCCTTCCAGTAGTTGGTTAACTTTGCTCAAACTAATAACTGTTAGCACCGCGTTGATTTTGAGCCTCGCCACTCATTCAGTGTTTGCTTATCCAGCCTACTCCCATTCACAACCACTGCCTCATCGCAGCGTCATTTACTTCGCCCCGGAGGAAGACTCTGTGGTAAAAGAGTTTCTTAATGAAGTCTTAATCAATAACTGCCAATTGGACGAACGTGATGTCGTCATCATGGTGATAGCAGAAAGCGGATATACCGTCCCGACTTGGCTGGAGGAAGAGTTTAACTTAGAAGCAGTGACCAACATCTATGAGATTCCCAAAGGCTCTCACACTGCAGTATTAATTGGTAAAGACGGAAAAGAGAAGCACAGATGGAATGGTAAAACGGACTGGAACCTCATCACCAACATCATTGATGAGATGCCAATGCGCCAACAAGAAATGCAGCGACAAAACAGCCGCTGCAGTATCTAA
- the cobA gene encoding uroporphyrinogen-III C-methyltransferase, producing MSEVSPSNVNKESNGFVSLVGAGPGDPDLLTLKAARVIQQADVLVYDRLVSKDILAMANPEAEMLYVGKKLDHHCVPQDQINQLLVTKAQENKHVVRLKGGDSFIFGRGGEECETLAENGVKFEVIPGITAAAGATAYAGIPLTHRDHAQSVQFITGHLKKDGEDIDWQSLAQHNHTIVFYMGLKESPNIQKNLLDNGMRADMPVAIIENGTRQEQKVFRGGLSDLASLASIATSPALIVVGSVAQLHEKLDWFNK from the coding sequence ATGTCAGAAGTATCGCCATCGAATGTTAATAAAGAAAGCAATGGATTTGTATCACTGGTTGGTGCAGGGCCTGGTGACCCAGACCTGTTAACGTTAAAAGCAGCACGCGTCATCCAACAAGCGGATGTACTGGTTTACGATCGCTTGGTATCAAAAGATATCTTGGCGATGGCAAACCCAGAAGCAGAGATGTTGTATGTGGGTAAAAAGCTCGACCACCACTGTGTTCCACAAGACCAAATTAACCAATTACTGGTCACTAAAGCTCAGGAAAACAAGCACGTAGTCCGCCTTAAAGGTGGGGACTCGTTTATCTTCGGCCGTGGTGGGGAAGAGTGTGAAACGCTTGCTGAGAACGGGGTTAAATTTGAAGTCATTCCTGGTATTACAGCCGCTGCGGGCGCTACGGCTTATGCGGGTATTCCACTGACGCATCGCGACCATGCTCAAAGTGTTCAGTTTATTACTGGTCACCTTAAAAAAGACGGTGAAGATATTGATTGGCAATCTCTGGCGCAACACAATCATACCATCGTGTTCTATATGGGATTAAAAGAGAGCCCGAATATTCAAAAGAATCTGCTTGATAACGGTATGCGTGCGGATATGCCCGTGGCGATTATCGAAAACGGCACACGCCAAGAACAGAAGGTGTTTCGAGGTGGGCTGAGTGACTTAGCAAGTCTGGCTAGTATCGCGACTAGCCCAGCATTGATTGTTGTTGGTAGTGTGGCTCAACTCCATGAAAAGCTTGACTGGTTCAACAAGTAA
- a CDS encoding formate/nitrite transporter family protein — protein MSTDFKPTEFVQTMIDVGEAKTKTGTRDLLIRSTMAGIILSLAVVVAITTIVQTGIGIVGALVFPVGFVILSVMGYDLVTGVFGLAPLAKFDNRPGITWGRILRCWGLVGLGNLIGSLIVAFLVAVSLTGNFSLEPNAVAQKFIAVSTGRSLGFENMGMDGWITCFVRGIFCNLMVCLGVIGNMTARTVSGRVAMMWFPIFIFFALVFEHTVVNMFLFPLGMILGADFGIATWLNFNLIPTILGNIVGGLFLTCVPLFLTHARTAPSLGAK, from the coding sequence ATGTCTACTGATTTTAAACCGACAGAATTCGTTCAAACAATGATCGATGTAGGTGAAGCTAAAACCAAGACGGGTACTCGCGATCTTCTGATCCGAAGCACTATGGCTGGTATTATCCTTTCTCTTGCGGTTGTAGTGGCTATCACGACTATCGTTCAAACAGGTATCGGTATTGTTGGCGCACTCGTGTTCCCAGTTGGTTTCGTTATTCTTAGTGTAATGGGTTACGACTTAGTAACAGGTGTGTTTGGTCTTGCACCTTTAGCGAAATTCGACAACCGTCCAGGTATCACTTGGGGTCGTATTCTACGCTGTTGGGGTCTTGTTGGTCTGGGTAACCTTATTGGTTCTCTGATTGTTGCTTTCTTAGTTGCGGTATCACTAACAGGTAACTTCTCTCTAGAACCAAACGCTGTTGCTCAGAAGTTTATCGCAGTTTCTACTGGCCGTAGCCTAGGTTTTGAAAACATGGGTATGGACGGATGGATCACGTGTTTCGTGCGCGGTATCTTCTGTAACCTAATGGTTTGTCTTGGTGTAATTGGTAACATGACAGCACGCACTGTATCTGGCCGTGTAGCAATGATGTGGTTCCCAATCTTCATCTTCTTCGCACTAGTATTTGAGCACACAGTCGTAAACATGTTCCTGTTCCCACTGGGTATGATTCTTGGCGCTGATTTCGGTATCGCGACTTGGTTGAACTTTAACCTTATCCCAACAATCCTAGGTAACATCGTTGGTGGTTTGTTCCTAACATGTGTTCCTCTATTCCTAACTCACGCTAGAACAGCTCCTTCTCTGGGCGCTAAGTAA
- the nirD gene encoding nitrite reductase small subunit NirD produces the protein MAFTKVCKIEDIIPGTGVCALVAGEQVAIFRPTKAEEVLAISNTDPYFQSNVLSRGLIVEHQDELWVASPLKKQRFNLTTGVCMEDENFSVKAYKARVTKGAVEISA, from the coding sequence ATGGCATTTACCAAAGTTTGTAAGATCGAAGACATTATCCCCGGTACAGGTGTTTGTGCATTGGTGGCTGGTGAGCAAGTGGCTATCTTCCGCCCAACAAAAGCTGAAGAAGTGCTAGCGATTAGCAATACAGACCCTTACTTTCAATCTAACGTGTTATCTCGTGGTTTGATTGTAGAGCACCAAGACGAGCTTTGGGTGGCAAGCCCACTTAAGAAGCAACGCTTTAACCTGACAACAGGTGTGTGCATGGAAGACGAGAACTTTAGCGTGAAAGCGTACAAAGCTCGTGTGACTAAAGGCGCTGTAGAAATCTCTGCTTAA
- the nirB gene encoding nitrite reductase large subunit NirB: protein MSKMKLVVIGNGMVGHRYIEDLVEKTDVANMDITVFCEEPRVAYDRVHLSSYFSHHTADELSLVKEGFYEKHGINMLIGERAINVNREKKTVYSSTGREIQYDKLILATGSYPFVPPIKGNEGKDCFVYRTIEDLKAIEATAKNSKSGVVVGGGLLGLEAAGALKALGVTTHVVEFAPKLMAEQLDQAGGNQLRQKIERMGVNVHTSKNTLEIAPEGTEARNVMRFADGTELETDFIVFSAGIRPQDKLARQMGLGIAPRGGIEINDHCQTTDKDIYAIGECASWNQTFYGLVAPGYKMATVAVDHIVGNESTFEGADMSAKLKLLGVKVGSIGDANGRTPGCKSYVYQNEEQEVYKRLIVSEDNKKLLGAVMVGDTSDYGDLLQLMLNEIDLPEHPDALILPAHAGAEKPTLGADSLPESAVICSCFDVTKGKIAQAVAEGHHTIGDIKAVTGAGTGCGGCIPLVTSVLNAELAKAGVEVKNDVCEHFAYSRQELFHLIRIEEIKTFDELLEKYGKGYGCEVCKPLAGSILASCWGEHILKPELVKLHDTNDNFLGNMQKDGTYSVIPRMAGGEVTPQALSVLADVAAEYNLYTKITGAQRIGLFGAQKDDLPAIWKKLIAAGYETGQAYAKALRMAKTCVGSTWCRYGVQDSVGLGVMIENRYKGIRTPHKMKFGVSGCTRECAEAQGKDLGIIATDAGWNMYVCGNGGMKPRHADLLASDLDQETLIKYIDRFMMFYIRTAAPLQRTSVWMDNLEGGVDYLREVIIDNKLGINDQLEADIAGLVDNFACEWTDTINDEAQLKRFAHFINADDRDDNVVFVDDGREQHRPATFTEKHPEAKGDILHVELV from the coding sequence ATGAGCAAGATGAAGCTAGTCGTAATCGGTAACGGGATGGTAGGCCATCGCTATATCGAAGATTTAGTCGAGAAGACAGACGTTGCTAACATGGACATCACAGTCTTCTGTGAAGAGCCTCGCGTAGCCTATGATCGTGTACACCTTTCTTCTTATTTTTCACACCATACTGCGGACGAACTTTCTTTAGTTAAAGAAGGCTTCTACGAGAAACACGGCATCAACATGCTGATCGGTGAGCGTGCTATTAACGTTAACCGTGAAAAGAAAACAGTTTACTCAAGCACTGGTCGTGAAATTCAATACGACAAGCTAATCCTTGCTACAGGTTCATACCCATTCGTTCCGCCAATCAAAGGTAACGAAGGTAAAGACTGTTTCGTTTACCGCACAATCGAAGATTTGAAAGCTATCGAAGCCACTGCTAAGAATTCTAAATCTGGTGTGGTTGTTGGTGGTGGTTTGCTTGGTCTTGAAGCAGCAGGCGCACTAAAGGCTCTTGGCGTAACTACGCACGTTGTTGAGTTTGCTCCAAAGCTAATGGCTGAGCAGCTTGACCAAGCCGGTGGTAACCAACTTCGTCAAAAAATCGAACGTATGGGCGTAAACGTACATACAAGCAAGAACACGCTTGAGATTGCTCCTGAAGGCACTGAAGCTCGTAACGTGATGCGCTTTGCAGACGGTACTGAGTTAGAAACAGATTTCATCGTATTCTCTGCTGGTATCCGCCCTCAAGACAAACTTGCTCGTCAAATGGGTCTGGGTATCGCGCCTCGTGGCGGTATCGAGATTAACGATCACTGTCAAACAACAGATAAAGACATCTACGCGATCGGTGAGTGTGCCTCATGGAACCAAACGTTCTACGGCCTAGTTGCTCCTGGTTACAAGATGGCGACAGTTGCAGTTGACCACATTGTTGGTAACGAAAGCACGTTCGAAGGTGCTGACATGTCTGCGAAGCTTAAGCTTCTAGGTGTGAAAGTAGGTTCTATCGGTGATGCTAACGGTCGTACTCCTGGTTGTAAGAGCTACGTTTACCAAAACGAAGAGCAAGAAGTTTACAAGCGTCTAATCGTTTCTGAAGACAACAAGAAGCTGCTAGGTGCAGTAATGGTTGGCGACACGTCTGACTACGGCGATCTTCTACAGCTTATGCTGAATGAAATCGACCTCCCTGAACATCCAGATGCGTTGATCCTTCCTGCACACGCTGGTGCTGAAAAACCAACACTTGGCGCAGACTCTCTTCCTGAATCTGCAGTTATCTGTTCTTGTTTTGATGTAACGAAAGGCAAAATCGCTCAAGCGGTTGCTGAAGGTCACCACACAATCGGTGATATCAAAGCGGTAACTGGTGCGGGTACTGGTTGTGGTGGTTGTATTCCACTTGTAACTTCAGTACTTAATGCTGAACTTGCTAAAGCCGGTGTAGAAGTTAAGAACGATGTGTGTGAGCACTTTGCTTACTCTCGTCAAGAGCTTTTCCACCTAATTCGCATTGAAGAAATCAAAACATTCGATGAGCTACTAGAGAAGTACGGTAAAGGCTACGGCTGTGAAGTATGTAAACCTCTAGCGGGTTCTATCCTTGCTTCTTGCTGGGGTGAACACATCCTTAAGCCTGAGCTAGTGAAACTGCACGATACCAATGATAACTTCCTAGGTAACATGCAAAAAGACGGCACTTACTCTGTTATCCCTCGTATGGCGGGTGGTGAAGTAACGCCTCAAGCGCTAAGCGTTCTGGCTGATGTTGCGGCTGAATACAACCTTTACACTAAGATCACTGGTGCACAACGTATTGGCCTGTTCGGTGCTCAAAAAGATGACTTACCAGCAATCTGGAAGAAGTTAATCGCAGCGGGTTACGAAACGGGTCAAGCTTACGCAAAAGCGCTTCGTATGGCTAAGACATGTGTTGGTTCTACTTGGTGTCGTTACGGCGTACAAGATTCAGTTGGTCTTGGCGTGATGATCGAGAACCGTTACAAAGGCATCCGTACTCCTCATAAGATGAAGTTTGGTGTGTCTGGTTGTACTCGTGAGTGTGCTGAAGCTCAAGGTAAAGACTTAGGCATTATCGCGACTGATGCAGGTTGGAACATGTACGTATGTGGTAACGGTGGTATGAAGCCTCGTCACGCAGACCTACTAGCAAGCGACTTAGACCAAGAAACGCTAATCAAGTACATCGACCGTTTCATGATGTTCTACATCCGTACGGCTGCTCCGCTACAACGTACTTCGGTATGGATGGATAACTTAGAAGGCGGTGTGGATTACCTACGTGAAGTTATCATCGACAATAAGCTTGGTATCAACGACCAACTTGAAGCTGATATTGCTGGCCTTGTAGATAACTTTGCTTGTGAGTGGACAGACACCATCAACGATGAAGCTCAACTTAAGCGCTTCGCTCACTTCATCAACGCTGATGACCGTGATGATAACGTTGTGTTTGTTGATGATGGCCGTGAGCAACACCGTCCAGCGACATTCACAGAGAAACACCCAGAAGCGAAGGGCGATATCCTTCACGTTGAACTGGTTTAA
- a CDS encoding lipase: MKSLKRYQYERYAVLCNLAYSRGFKQTRYGFAPNGQRVIKNQFGKTMIRVLWNKDKDEVVVVIKGSHSVSDWLLNFALWTRSCKRIGLNYRVHAGFYHLMFQESQPSRNEDNLGLNVTERLETILAPLLEQGKRVAITGHSSGGAIGCVFADYFEQKYPGCIKRIVTFGQPAIGDWSFKKHYRLSKKTYRICCDIDIVTFMPPVPLLYWHVGKILWLYNGRIYENTPTFIRLGRSLFSWLIRPFSYHLMSKYIRNKDFFDLH, from the coding sequence GTGAAATCACTAAAACGATACCAGTATGAGCGCTATGCCGTTCTTTGTAACCTCGCTTACTCTCGTGGGTTCAAACAAACTCGTTATGGGTTTGCTCCAAACGGTCAGAGAGTCATCAAGAATCAGTTTGGTAAAACCATGATTCGCGTGCTGTGGAATAAAGACAAAGATGAGGTGGTGGTCGTCATTAAAGGCTCACACAGTGTTTCAGATTGGCTGCTTAACTTTGCGCTATGGACAAGAAGCTGCAAAAGAATTGGACTTAACTATCGAGTTCATGCGGGATTTTATCACCTGATGTTTCAAGAGAGCCAACCGAGTCGAAATGAAGATAATTTAGGTTTGAACGTGACCGAGCGCTTGGAAACGATTCTCGCGCCCTTATTAGAACAAGGCAAAAGAGTGGCAATTACTGGGCACTCTTCTGGCGGTGCGATTGGTTGTGTCTTTGCGGATTACTTTGAACAGAAATACCCGGGCTGCATAAAACGTATCGTGACTTTTGGACAGCCTGCTATTGGAGATTGGAGCTTCAAGAAACATTATCGCTTGAGTAAAAAGACCTACCGCATATGTTGTGACATCGACATTGTAACCTTCATGCCACCAGTGCCTTTACTGTATTGGCACGTGGGAAAGATCCTTTGGCTTTATAACGGGCGTATCTATGAAAATACACCGACTTTTATTCGCTTAGGGCGATCCCTCTTTAGTTGGTTGATTAGGCCATTTTCTTATCACTTGATGAGTAAATACATACGCAATAAAGACTTCTTTGATCTGCACTGA